The window CGCCTGCACCGTCGCCGGAGTCGACGCCACCCCCGCAGCCGACACCGCCACCACCGCATACGTATACGCCGTCCCCGCCGTCAGCCCGGTATCCGTGAACGTCGTCGCCGGAGCCGTCACCGTCCCCACCTTCACCCCGTTCCGCGACACCACATACGACGCCGCCGCCGTCGAACCCGCCGGAGCCGTCCACCCCAACGCCACCGACGTCTGCGCCGGCGTCGCCACCAGACCCGTCACCGGGCCAGGAGGCGCCGCCCGCTCGCCCGTGAACGCCAGGTCGAACCCGAGGTCCGCGGTCGTGCGGAAGTTCGCGTGCACCGACACCGCCAGCACGTTGGTGCCCTCCGTCAGCACACCGGCCGGAACGCTGAACACCGCGCGCGTGCCCGCCGCCGACGACTGCGTCACCGCCGCCGTCGCGTAGGTGTTCTGCGTGACGGTGCCCGCCGGCATCCGCACCCGCCCCAGCTCACGGCCGTTCAGGTACACCACCGCGCCGTCGTTCGCGATGAGAGAGACCTTCGCATTCGTCACGCTCGCCGCACTGGTCACCGTGAACGTCTTGCGGAACTGCGCGCTCAACGGCTTGGTCGCCAGGTTCGACGGATCGATGTTCGTCGCCGCCCCCGACACGCCCCGCCCGAACAGCGCCTTCCCGACCGCCCACGACGACGCGTCGAACGTGGTCGCGTTCCACGTGGCCGGCAGCGCGTCCGACGAGTACCGCCACGACCACGAGTCCCCGTTGCCCACGAACGTCAGCGCGTTCGCCGGGGCCGGAGCGACCGTGAACGCCGCCGTCGACGCCGACCGGTTGCCCACCGCATCCCGCGCCCGCACGACGTAGTTCGCGGCGGTCGAGGTCACCGGCACGGTGTACGAGGCCGAGGTCGTGGAGGCGATCACACGGTTGCCCTGCAGTACCTCGTACGTCACACCCGAACCCGCATCCGTCGACGCGCCCCACGTCAGCGTCGCCGTCTTCCCGTCTGCCGATGGGGTCGACGACACCGCCCCCGGGGTCGTCGGCGCCACCGCATCCCGCGGCGCGAAGCGGATGAACCCGCCCGACCACTGCTCCGCACCACCCGGAAGCTGCGACCGGTTGAAGTCGCCACCCACCCACAGGGTGCCGGTGCTGTCGAAGAACGTCCCCCACGCGCCGTACCCCGCACGCGCCTCCACCATCGGCGACCAGTCCGGGATGTAGGTGCCGGACTTCGCGTCCCACGCCCCCACCAGATTGATCTTGTCCGCCCGGCTGAATCCGCCGACGAGCGTCTGGCTGTAGGCGTCGTCGTAGACGTAGTCCCCGCAGTGGCAGCCGCCGATCACCACGGAGCCGTTGGTCTCGACCGTCTGCATGTCGCCGCCCACCTGCGTGATCCAACCGCCCACGCGCTGGAGCGTGTTCCGGTCGTACGAGAACATCGAGTGCTGCGAGCCGCCCATCCACACACGCCCGCCGACCTCGATGATGCCGAGCTGCCACACCGCGTTGACGTACGCGCCGTTCTCGTCCTTGCGGTCGTCGCTGAACTCCGGCGTCCAGGTGGTCGCCAGCGGTGCGCCCGCCGTCGTCTGCAGCACCGCGGCCGACGGCGCCGGGGTCGACGACTTCATCAGGAAGTAGCCGGAGAAGTACGCGCGGTCGCCCTGGGCGTTCGCGTCGACCGAGGCCGCCGTCCCGTTGAGGTTCGCGTTCCACGCGGTGTCGGGCTTGCCGGTGGCCAGCACGATACGGCCGCCGTTCCACGCGCCGCCCGTCGTCGGTGTCGTGCCGACGGAGGTCAGGTGCGTGAACGAACCGGCGACGTACAGGTAGCCGCCCTGCACGTCCAGGTCGCGGACGAAGGGGACCGCACCGGTCGCGCGGTGCTCGACCTTGACCTGCCAGCCCGAGAGCTGCCCGGTCGCAGGATCGAGGATCGCCAGTCCCGGCTGCGCCACCCCGTTCACGGTCGAGAACTGCCCGCCGATCGCCAGCCGGCCGTCCGGCAGCGCCTGCACCGACTTCACCTGTCCGTCGAGCTTCGGCCGGAAGGTCGGGACCCACGCGCCGGTGTGCACGTCGAACGCCGCCAGGTACGGCTGCGACGTCTGCCCCGCGCCGTCCTTGGTCTGCTGCACGTTCAGGAAGTTGCCGCCGACGAAGACCTTCCCGGCGACCTCACCGAAGTCCGAGACCTCGACGTTCGTCTCTCCGGACTGGCCGTTGGCGAGCCCCGAGACACCCCACGACGTCTTCACGGCGTACGAGCTCGGGATCGACGGGAGCGTGCTCGCGGGCGTGCCCGTGGTCGGGACGGCACCGAAGTCGAGCGTCGACAGGGTGAGCTGCGGCCGCAGGAACACCTGGGCGAACGGCGTCGCGTACCCCTGCCCCGCCGGAGCCCACAGGTAGGAGGACGCGTCCGTCGTGCCGGTCACCGCCGAGCCGTACGCC of the Microbacterium sufflavum genome contains:
- a CDS encoding fibrinogen-like YCDxxxxGGGW domain-containing protein; the encoded protein is MSEARKTQQQMNIVGNRARAWGGRAVMGAAIAALAVVGALLTPGAASAVVASGPDGRTQETAAASCWEIKQNNPAAADGVYWLVTPGLVYPQQFYCDQTTDGGGWVLVGRGREAWKESYNGLGTPEQVANAPTGTAAFAPAELPAKTVDGLLNNGRPNALPDGIRVRRATNAAGSAWQEVRFSLAKSDRWEWTFGAKHDLADWGFGISGGIDTTGTGGVTAAFNDDAGMNNVVFSQRATHGYRMGWAYGSAVTGTTDASSYLWAPAGQGYATPFAQVFLRPQLTLSTLDFGAVPTTGTPASTLPSIPSSYAVKTSWGVSGLANGQSGETNVEVSDFGEVAGKVFVGGNFLNVQQTKDGAGQTSQPYLAAFDVHTGAWVPTFRPKLDGQVKSVQALPDGRLAIGGQFSTVNGVAQPGLAILDPATGQLSGWQVKVEHRATGAVPFVRDLDVQGGYLYVAGSFTHLTSVGTTPTTGGAWNGGRIVLATGKPDTAWNANLNGTAASVDANAQGDRAYFSGYFLMKSSTPAPSAAVLQTTAGAPLATTWTPEFSDDRKDENGAYVNAVWQLGIIEVGGRVWMGGSQHSMFSYDRNTLQRVGGWITQVGGDMQTVETNGSVVIGGCHCGDYVYDDAYSQTLVGGFSRADKINLVGAWDAKSGTYIPDWSPMVEARAGYGAWGTFFDSTGTLWVGGDFNRSQLPGGAEQWSGGFIRFAPRDAVAPTTPGAVSSTPSADGKTATLTWGASTDAGSGVTYEVLQGNRVIASTTSASYTVPVTSTAANYVVRARDAVGNRSASTAAFTVAPAPANALTFVGNGDSWSWRYSSDALPATWNATTFDASSWAVGKALFGRGVSGAATNIDPSNLATKPLSAQFRKTFTVTSAASVTNAKVSLIANDGAVVYLNGRELGRVRMPAGTVTQNTYATAAVTQSSAAGTRAVFSVPAGVLTEGTNVLAVSVHANFRTTADLGFDLAFTGERAAPPGPVTGLVATPAQTSVALGWTAPAGSTAAASYVVSRNGVKVGTVTAPATTFTDTGLTAGTAYTYAVVAVSAAGVASTPATVQATTTAAAPVGPAVSVPSGSAWSWRYSADALPGDWNTAGFDASSWAVGKGVLGRGATVATNIDPSNLATKPLSAQFRTSFTVSDAASVKDGTVSVIADDGVVLYLNGVELGRANLPAGSITQNTYATAAPRATTAAGARVTFQVPATLVKEGTNVLAASVHANYRGTPDLTFDAALTMPR